A stretch of Deinococcus radiotolerans DNA encodes these proteins:
- a CDS encoding CBS domain-containing protein, which produces MTTLRDIMTTDLTTTDPRATLKEVATLMREQDIGNVLIMDGDTLSGIITDRDIVIRAVAYGHDLGSAATDYATGSVFTMDAGTSVQDAAKAMADRQLRRLPVTDGAKVVGIVSLADLATRASGGADEQALQGISQPTI; this is translated from the coding sequence ATGACCACACTGCGCGATATCATGACCACCGACCTGACCACCACCGATCCCCGCGCCACCCTGAAAGAGGTCGCCACGCTGATGCGGGAGCAGGACATCGGCAACGTGCTGATCATGGACGGCGACACCCTGAGCGGCATCATCACGGACCGGGACATCGTCATCCGCGCCGTGGCGTACGGGCACGACCTGGGCAGCGCCGCAACCGACTACGCCACTGGCAGCGTGTTCACCATGGACGCGGGCACCAGCGTGCAGGACGCCGCGAAGGCCATGGCGGACCGCCAGTTGCGCCGCCTGCCCGTCACGGACGGCGCGAAGGTCGTCGGAATCGTGAGCCTTGCCGACCTCGCCACACGCGCCAGCGGCGGCGCGGACGAACAGGCGCTCCAGGGCATCAGCCAGCCCACCATCTGA